The Symphalangus syndactylus isolate Jambi chromosome 3, NHGRI_mSymSyn1-v2.1_pri, whole genome shotgun sequence genome has a segment encoding these proteins:
- the PTRH1 gene encoding peptidyl-tRNA hydrolase isoform X6 → MTSGDGVQAVNGGSMRPRGFLGAGQRLSRAMSRCVLEPRPPGKRWMVAGLGNPGLPGTRHSVGIAVLGQLARRLGVAESWTRDRHCAADLALAPLGDAQLVLLRPRRLMNANGRSVARAGNAKAAGGHRAPDAP, encoded by the exons ATGACGTCAGGGGACGGTGTCCAGGCCGTGAATGGGGGCAGCATGAGGCCGCGCGGCTTTTTGGGCGCCGGACAGCGGCTGAGTAGAGCCATGAGCCGATGTGTTTTGGAGCCTCGGCCCCCGGGAAAGCGGTGGATG GTGGCTGGCCTGGGGAATCCCGGACTGCCCGGCACGCGACACAGCGTGGGCATAGCGGTGCTGGGGCAGCTGGCGCGGCGGCTGGGTGTGGCGGAGAGTTGGACGCGCGACCGGCACTGTGCCGCCGACCTCGCCCTGGCCCCGCTGGGGGATGCCCAACTGGTCCTGCTCCGGCCACGGCGGCTTATGAACGCCAACGGGCGCAGTGTGGCCCGGGCTG GCAATGCCAAGGCTGCGGGTGGGCATCGGGCGCCCGACGCACCCTGA
- the PTRH1 gene encoding peptidyl-tRNA hydrolase isoform X2, with product MTSGDGVQAVNGGSMRPRGFLGAGQRLSRAMSRCVLEPRPPGKRWMVAGLGNPGLPGTRHSVGIAVLGQLARRLGVAESWTRDRHCAADLALAPLGDAQLVLLRPRRLMNANGRSVARAAELFGLTAEEVYLVHDELDKPLGRLALKLGGSARGHNGVRSCISCLNSNAMPRLRVGIGRPTHPEAVQAHVLGCFSPAEQELLPLLLDRATDLILDHIRERSQGPSLGP from the exons ATGACGTCAGGGGACGGTGTCCAGGCCGTGAATGGGGGCAGCATGAGGCCGCGCGGCTTTTTGGGCGCCGGACAGCGGCTGAGTAGAGCCATGAGCCGATGTGTTTTGGAGCCTCGGCCCCCGGGAAAGCGGTGGATG GTGGCTGGCCTGGGGAATCCCGGACTGCCCGGCACGCGACACAGCGTGGGCATAGCGGTGCTGGGGCAGCTGGCGCGGCGGCTGGGTGTGGCGGAGAGTTGGACGCGCGACCGGCACTGTGCCGCCGACCTCGCCCTGGCCCCGCTGGGGGATGCCCAACTGGTCCTGCTCCGGCCACGGCGGCTTATGAACGCCAACGGGCGCAGTGTGGCCCGGGCTG CGGAGCTGTTTGGGCTGACTGCCGAGGAAGTCTACCTGGTGCATGATGAGCTGGACAAGCCCCTGGGGAGACTGGCTCTGAAGCTGGGGGGCAGTGCCAG GGGCCACAATGGAGTCCGTTCCTGCATTAGCTGCCTCAACTCCAAT GCAATGCCAAGGCTGCGGGTGGGCATCGGGCGCCCGACGCACCCTGAGGCAGTACAGGCCCATGTGCTGGGCTGCTTCTCCCCTGCGGAGCAGGAGCTGCTGCCTCTGTTGCTGGATCGAGCCACCGACCTGATCTTGGACCACATCCGTGAGCGAAGCCAGGGGCCCTCATTGGGGCCGTGA
- the PTRH1 gene encoding peptidyl-tRNA hydrolase isoform X5: MTSGDGVQAVNGGSMRPRGFLGAGQRLSRAMSRCVLEPRPPGKRWMVAGLGNPGLPGTRHSVGIAVLGQLARRLGVAESWTRDRHCAADLALAPLGDAQLVLLRPRRLMNANGRSVARAGATMESVPALAASTPMQCQGCGWASGARRTLRQYRPMCWAASPLRSRSCCLCCWIEPPT; this comes from the exons ATGACGTCAGGGGACGGTGTCCAGGCCGTGAATGGGGGCAGCATGAGGCCGCGCGGCTTTTTGGGCGCCGGACAGCGGCTGAGTAGAGCCATGAGCCGATGTGTTTTGGAGCCTCGGCCCCCGGGAAAGCGGTGGATG GTGGCTGGCCTGGGGAATCCCGGACTGCCCGGCACGCGACACAGCGTGGGCATAGCGGTGCTGGGGCAGCTGGCGCGGCGGCTGGGTGTGGCGGAGAGTTGGACGCGCGACCGGCACTGTGCCGCCGACCTCGCCCTGGCCCCGCTGGGGGATGCCCAACTGGTCCTGCTCCGGCCACGGCGGCTTATGAACGCCAACGGGCGCAGTGTGGCCCGGGCTG GGGCCACAATGGAGTCCGTTCCTGCATTAGCTGCCTCAACTCCAAT GCAATGCCAAGGCTGCGGGTGGGCATCGGGCGCCCGACGCACCCTGAGGCAGTACAGGCCCATGTGCTGGGCTGCTTCTCCCCTGCGGAGCAGGAGCTGCTGCCTCTGTTGCTGGATCGAGCCACCGACCTGA
- the PTRH1 gene encoding peptidyl-tRNA hydrolase isoform X1, translated as MTSGDGVQAVNGGSMRPRGFLGAGQRLSRAMSRCVLEPRPPGKRWMVAGLGNPGLPGTRHSVGIAVLGQLARRLGVAESWTRDRHCAADLALAPLGDAQLVLLRPRRLMNANGRSVARAAELFGLTAEEVYLVHDELDKPLGRLALKLGGSARGHNGVRSCISCLNSNVSLPFCCATGSGGPGVPQHLAKASWASLALPQAMPRLRVGIGRPTHPEAVQAHVLGCFSPAEQELLPLLLDRATDLILDHIRERSQGPSLGP; from the exons ATGACGTCAGGGGACGGTGTCCAGGCCGTGAATGGGGGCAGCATGAGGCCGCGCGGCTTTTTGGGCGCCGGACAGCGGCTGAGTAGAGCCATGAGCCGATGTGTTTTGGAGCCTCGGCCCCCGGGAAAGCGGTGGATG GTGGCTGGCCTGGGGAATCCCGGACTGCCCGGCACGCGACACAGCGTGGGCATAGCGGTGCTGGGGCAGCTGGCGCGGCGGCTGGGTGTGGCGGAGAGTTGGACGCGCGACCGGCACTGTGCCGCCGACCTCGCCCTGGCCCCGCTGGGGGATGCCCAACTGGTCCTGCTCCGGCCACGGCGGCTTATGAACGCCAACGGGCGCAGTGTGGCCCGGGCTG CGGAGCTGTTTGGGCTGACTGCCGAGGAAGTCTACCTGGTGCATGATGAGCTGGACAAGCCCCTGGGGAGACTGGCTCTGAAGCTGGGGGGCAGTGCCAG GGGCCACAATGGAGTCCGTTCCTGCATTAGCTGCCTCAACTCCAATGTGAGTCTACCCTTTTGTTGTGCAACTGGGTCGGGTGGGCCAGGGGTCCCCCAGCACCTCGCCAAAGCTTCCTGGGCCTCTCTGGCTCTCCCACAGGCAATGCCAAGGCTGCGGGTGGGCATCGGGCGCCCGACGCACCCTGAGGCAGTACAGGCCCATGTGCTGGGCTGCTTCTCCCCTGCGGAGCAGGAGCTGCTGCCTCTGTTGCTGGATCGAGCCACCGACCTGATCTTGGACCACATCCGTGAGCGAAGCCAGGGGCCCTCATTGGGGCCGTGA
- the CFAP157 gene encoding cilia- and flagella-associated protein 157 isoform X1 yields the protein MALISTWGKEGCPQKPKKLPWEPGILPAMAWDSWAWGLTDTICLGVGPGTGTQQEEGRVPLSPASLPRPVAMYGTSFLSNHLASSWGLEPWLPSAMAPKKSVSKAGKEFEVKKKKGGKKEPVVAVEPPLAKEMKEFYHIQIRDLEDRLARYQRKWDELAVQEKLFRQEFEQLANNKKEIVAFLKRTLNQQVDEITDLNEQLQNLQLAKEMEKDAFEVQLARVRHEFQETKDQLTTENIILAGKLAALEEFRLQKEEVTDKFTLLEEQARKQENEFRDYAYNLEKKSVLDKDRLRKEIIQRINLVTNEFHKMTTNWMSETTKRAIKENNGITLQMARVSQQGMKLLQENEQLKGSQDNLCKQLELLENTQKVMARHKRGHEKIILMLTKKCQEQQQDTKEAEELRLLLSQLEQRSLQLQVDNQALKSQRDQLSLQLEQQQVGLQRLQQELANEQKVRASLEVALVQATSFLQDILQMHPDEEDSDFDVTFQPWQKEILQQLLVMLGSTVVRRPQKAVCPHQEPKSHSPPKESQPSIQLPRTGSLLPQLSDITPYQPGDLGLIPRQAHIPPNPQDLRLLSYITRVGTFWAHSSPEMRAPGSLKRLEKFSLPEVPLRPK from the exons ATGGCGCTTATTTCCACGTGGGGGAAAGAGGGGTGTCCCCAGAAGCCCAAAAAGTTGCCCTGGGAGCCAGGCATTCTGCCTGCCATGGCCTGGGACTCCTGGGCCTGGGGCCTCACTGACACCATCTGCCTTGGAGTGGGACCTGGTACTGGCACCCAACAAGAAGAGGGCAGAGTCCCTTTAAGCCCAGCCTCACTCCCTCGGCCTGTTGCTATGTACGGGACCAGCTTCCTTAGCAACCACCTGGCCTCTTCCTGGGGCCTGGAGCCCTGGTTGCCATCAGCCATGGCTCCCAAAAAGAGTGTGAGCAAGGCAGGCAAGGAGTTTGAAGTCAAGAAGAAGAAAGGGGGCAAGAAGGAGCCCGTGGTGGCCGTGGAGCCACCTCTGGCCAAGGAGATGAAGGAGTTCTACCACATCCAGATCCGAGACCTGGAGGACCGGCTGGCCCG GTACCAGCGGAAGTGGGATGAGCTGGCTGTGCAGGAGAAGCTGTTCCGCCAGGAGTTCGAGCAGCTGGCCAATAACAAGAAGGAGATTGTGGCCTTCCTCAAGCGCACGCTCAACCAGCAGGTGGATGAGATCACAGACCTCAACGAGCAGCTCCAGAACTTACAGCTAGCCAAAGAGATGGAGAAGGACGCCTTCGAGGTGCAGCTAGCCCGGGTGCGCCACGAGTTCCAGGAGACCAAGGACCAGCTCACCACGGAGAACATCATCCTTG CGGGGAAGCTGGCAGCCCTGGAGGAGTTCCGGCTGCAGAAAGAGGAGGTCACGGACAAGTTCACGTTGCTGGAGGAGCAGGCGCGGAAGCAGGAGAATGAGTTCAGGGACTATGCATACAACCTGGAGAAGAAGTCGGTGCTGGACAAGGACAG ACTGAGGAAAGAGATCATCCAGCGCATAAACCTCGTGACCAACGAGTTCCACAAGATGACCACGAACTGGATGTCAGAGACAACCAAGCGGGCCATCAAAGAGAACAACGGCATTACCCTGCAGATGGCCAGGGTCTCCCAGCAAGGCATGAAGCTGCTGCAGGAGAATGAGCAGCTCAAGGGAAGCCAGGACAATCTGTGCAAACAGCTGGAGCTGCTGGAGAACACCCAGAAGGTCATGGCCAGGCACAAAAGAGGCCATGAGAAG ATCATCCTCATGCTGACCAAGAAGTgccaggagcagcagcaggacaCCAAGGAGGCCGAGGAGCTGCGCCTCCTGCTGAGCCAGTTGGAGCAGAGATCCCTGCAGCTGCAGGTGGACAACCAGGCACTGAA GAGCCAGAGAGACCAGCTGAGCCTGCAGCTGGAGCAGCAGCAGGTGGGTTTGCAGCGGCTACAGCAGGAACTGGCTAATGAGCAGAAGGTTCGGGCCAGCCTGGAGGTGGCTCTGGTCCAGGCCACCTCCTTCCTACAGGACATTCTGCAG ATGCACCCCGATGAAGAGGACAGCGACTTTGACGTGACGTTCCAGCCATGGCAAAAGGAGATACTGCAGCAACTGCTGGTCATGCTCGGCTCCACTGTGGTCCGGAGACCTCAGaaggctgtgtgtccccaccagGAGCCAAAGTCCCACAGCCCACCCAAGGAGAG ccagCCCAGCATCCAGCTGCCCAGGACTGGGTCTCTGCTGCCGCAGCTCTCTGACATCACCCCCTACCAGCCGGGGGATCTAGGCCTGATACCTCGCCAGGCCCACATCCCACCCAACCCCCAGGACCTCAGGCTGCTGTCATATATCACCCGTGTGGGGACCTTCTGGGCACACAGCAGCCCTGAG ATGCGTGCCCCTGGTTCTCTAAAAAGGCTTGAAAAGTTTAGTCTTCCTGAAGTTCCCCTACGTCCCAAGTAG
- the CFAP157 gene encoding cilia- and flagella-associated protein 157 isoform X2, whose product MALISTWGKEGCPQKPKKLPWEPGILPAMAWDSWAWGLTDTICLGVGPGTGTQQEEGRVPLSPASLPRPVAMYGTSFLSNHLASSWGLEPWLPSAMAPKKSVSKAGKEFEVKKKKGGKKEPVVAVEPPLAKEMKEFYHIQIRDLEDRLARYQRKWDELAVQEKLFRQEFEQLANNKKEIVAFLKRTLNQQVDEITDLNEQLQNLQLAKEMEKDAFEVQLARVRHEFQETKDQLTTENIILAGKLAALEEFRLQKEEVTDKFTLLEEQARKQENEFRDYAYNLEKKSVLDKDRLRKEIIQRINLVTNEFHKMTTNWMSETTKRAIKENNGITLQMARVSQQGMKLLQENEQLKGSQDNLCKQLELLENTQKVMARHKRGHEKIILMLTKKCQEQQQDTKEAEELRLLLSQLEQRSLQLQVDNQALKSQRDQLSLQLEQQQVGLQRLQQELANEQKVRASLEVALVQATSFLQDILQTGKTLWKWALRLEFPGGGWVLGPLWACCHPTLTNRCTPMKRTATLT is encoded by the exons ATGGCGCTTATTTCCACGTGGGGGAAAGAGGGGTGTCCCCAGAAGCCCAAAAAGTTGCCCTGGGAGCCAGGCATTCTGCCTGCCATGGCCTGGGACTCCTGGGCCTGGGGCCTCACTGACACCATCTGCCTTGGAGTGGGACCTGGTACTGGCACCCAACAAGAAGAGGGCAGAGTCCCTTTAAGCCCAGCCTCACTCCCTCGGCCTGTTGCTATGTACGGGACCAGCTTCCTTAGCAACCACCTGGCCTCTTCCTGGGGCCTGGAGCCCTGGTTGCCATCAGCCATGGCTCCCAAAAAGAGTGTGAGCAAGGCAGGCAAGGAGTTTGAAGTCAAGAAGAAGAAAGGGGGCAAGAAGGAGCCCGTGGTGGCCGTGGAGCCACCTCTGGCCAAGGAGATGAAGGAGTTCTACCACATCCAGATCCGAGACCTGGAGGACCGGCTGGCCCG GTACCAGCGGAAGTGGGATGAGCTGGCTGTGCAGGAGAAGCTGTTCCGCCAGGAGTTCGAGCAGCTGGCCAATAACAAGAAGGAGATTGTGGCCTTCCTCAAGCGCACGCTCAACCAGCAGGTGGATGAGATCACAGACCTCAACGAGCAGCTCCAGAACTTACAGCTAGCCAAAGAGATGGAGAAGGACGCCTTCGAGGTGCAGCTAGCCCGGGTGCGCCACGAGTTCCAGGAGACCAAGGACCAGCTCACCACGGAGAACATCATCCTTG CGGGGAAGCTGGCAGCCCTGGAGGAGTTCCGGCTGCAGAAAGAGGAGGTCACGGACAAGTTCACGTTGCTGGAGGAGCAGGCGCGGAAGCAGGAGAATGAGTTCAGGGACTATGCATACAACCTGGAGAAGAAGTCGGTGCTGGACAAGGACAG ACTGAGGAAAGAGATCATCCAGCGCATAAACCTCGTGACCAACGAGTTCCACAAGATGACCACGAACTGGATGTCAGAGACAACCAAGCGGGCCATCAAAGAGAACAACGGCATTACCCTGCAGATGGCCAGGGTCTCCCAGCAAGGCATGAAGCTGCTGCAGGAGAATGAGCAGCTCAAGGGAAGCCAGGACAATCTGTGCAAACAGCTGGAGCTGCTGGAGAACACCCAGAAGGTCATGGCCAGGCACAAAAGAGGCCATGAGAAG ATCATCCTCATGCTGACCAAGAAGTgccaggagcagcagcaggacaCCAAGGAGGCCGAGGAGCTGCGCCTCCTGCTGAGCCAGTTGGAGCAGAGATCCCTGCAGCTGCAGGTGGACAACCAGGCACTGAA GAGCCAGAGAGACCAGCTGAGCCTGCAGCTGGAGCAGCAGCAGGTGGGTTTGCAGCGGCTACAGCAGGAACTGGCTAATGAGCAGAAGGTTCGGGCCAGCCTGGAGGTGGCTCTGGTCCAGGCCACCTCCTTCCTACAGGACATTCTGCAG ACCGGGAAAACTCTGTGGAAATGGGCACTGAGGTTGGAATTTCCTGGAGGAGGGTGGGTACTGGGGCCACTGTGGGCCTGCTGCCACCCCACCCTCACCAACAGATGCACCCCGATGAAGAGGACAGCGACTTTGACGTGA
- the PTRH1 gene encoding peptidyl-tRNA hydrolase isoform X4 yields the protein MTSGDGVQAVNGGSMRPRGFLGAGQRLSRAMSRCVLEPRPPGKRWMVAGLGNPGLPGTRHSVGIAVLGQLARRLGVAESWTRDRHCAADLALAPLGDAQLVLLRPRRLMNANGRSVARAAELFGLTAEEVYLVHDELDKPLGRLALKLGGSARQCQGCGWASGARRTLRQYRPMCWAASPLRSRSCCLCCWIEPPT from the exons ATGACGTCAGGGGACGGTGTCCAGGCCGTGAATGGGGGCAGCATGAGGCCGCGCGGCTTTTTGGGCGCCGGACAGCGGCTGAGTAGAGCCATGAGCCGATGTGTTTTGGAGCCTCGGCCCCCGGGAAAGCGGTGGATG GTGGCTGGCCTGGGGAATCCCGGACTGCCCGGCACGCGACACAGCGTGGGCATAGCGGTGCTGGGGCAGCTGGCGCGGCGGCTGGGTGTGGCGGAGAGTTGGACGCGCGACCGGCACTGTGCCGCCGACCTCGCCCTGGCCCCGCTGGGGGATGCCCAACTGGTCCTGCTCCGGCCACGGCGGCTTATGAACGCCAACGGGCGCAGTGTGGCCCGGGCTG CGGAGCTGTTTGGGCTGACTGCCGAGGAAGTCTACCTGGTGCATGATGAGCTGGACAAGCCCCTGGGGAGACTGGCTCTGAAGCTGGGGGGCAGTGCCAG GCAATGCCAAGGCTGCGGGTGGGCATCGGGCGCCCGACGCACCCTGAGGCAGTACAGGCCCATGTGCTGGGCTGCTTCTCCCCTGCGGAGCAGGAGCTGCTGCCTCTGTTGCTGGATCGAGCCACCGACCTGA
- the PTRH1 gene encoding peptidyl-tRNA hydrolase isoform X3: protein MTSGDGVQAVNGGSMRPRGFLGAGQRLSRAMSRCVLEPRPPGKRWMVAGLGNPGLPGTRHSVGIAVLGQLARRLGVAESWTRDRHCAADLALAPLGDAQLVLLRPRRLMNANGRSVARAAELFGLTAEEVYLVHDELDKPLGRLALKLGGSARGHNGVRSCISCLNSNELLPLLLDRATDLILDHIRERSQGPSLGP, encoded by the exons ATGACGTCAGGGGACGGTGTCCAGGCCGTGAATGGGGGCAGCATGAGGCCGCGCGGCTTTTTGGGCGCCGGACAGCGGCTGAGTAGAGCCATGAGCCGATGTGTTTTGGAGCCTCGGCCCCCGGGAAAGCGGTGGATG GTGGCTGGCCTGGGGAATCCCGGACTGCCCGGCACGCGACACAGCGTGGGCATAGCGGTGCTGGGGCAGCTGGCGCGGCGGCTGGGTGTGGCGGAGAGTTGGACGCGCGACCGGCACTGTGCCGCCGACCTCGCCCTGGCCCCGCTGGGGGATGCCCAACTGGTCCTGCTCCGGCCACGGCGGCTTATGAACGCCAACGGGCGCAGTGTGGCCCGGGCTG CGGAGCTGTTTGGGCTGACTGCCGAGGAAGTCTACCTGGTGCATGATGAGCTGGACAAGCCCCTGGGGAGACTGGCTCTGAAGCTGGGGGGCAGTGCCAG GGGCCACAATGGAGTCCGTTCCTGCATTAGCTGCCTCAACTCCAAT GAGCTGCTGCCTCTGTTGCTGGATCGAGCCACCGACCTGATCTTGGACCACATCCGTGAGCGAAGCCAGGGGCCCTCATTGGGGCCGTGA